A region from the bacterium genome encodes:
- a CDS encoding cupin domain-containing protein yields MPYFYNTKKMKRGLAGKSYSTSEGVWVEGDRVLFGLITMPAGTGAHPHRHPNEQFLYILQGKIESTIGGRKQVSGPGDIHHIPANTLHGGRVVSREDLIFVTAKDGSWGIEGTPEGEALGGLITAKAKKSIAAKYKKVAAGLKKKPATKAKKKIKKKAAKKKTAARKKTAARGKR; encoded by the coding sequence ATGCCGTACTTCTACAATACCAAAAAGATGAAGCGGGGATTGGCCGGAAAATCCTACAGCACCTCCGAGGGGGTCTGGGTGGAGGGCGATCGCGTGCTCTTCGGCCTCATCACCATGCCCGCCGGCACCGGCGCCCACCCTCACCGCCACCCCAACGAGCAGTTCCTCTACATCCTGCAGGGCAAGATCGAATCCACCATCGGGGGGCGGAAGCAGGTCAGCGGCCCCGGCGACATCCACCACATCCCCGCGAACACCCTCCACGGCGGAAGGGTCGTCTCCCGGGAGGACCTCATCTTCGTCACGGCGAAGGACGGCTCCTGGGGGATCGAGGGAACCCCCGAGGGAGAGGCCCTCGGCGGCCTCATCACCGCCAAGGCCAAGAAAAGCATCGCCGCCAAGTACAAGAAGGTCGCCGCGGGGCTCAAGAAAAAGCCCGCCACGAAAGCCAAGAAGAAAATCAAAAAGAAAGCTGCGAAGAAAAAAA
- a CDS encoding M28 family peptidase translates to MADAGRDAVQNAVRDAVESVREERLREWVAEFSGLRHGLENPEALAEKRERFAARLEGFGYAPARDPFRFRGLPFENVVAEAAGQDQSAAPFLVGAHFDGSAGSPAADDNASGVAALLAVAEVLRRHPPARPVRFVGFDIEEPQDARDRRCRHGSYHFARRARFRWEKYAGVFILESVGYTDPRPGSQRVPIKLPFIPPDAGTFLGVVGTRKSRGLMRGFSEAAARHVPALEIVSYRVPLRGYLVPMTRMSDHAPFWDWGYAAVMLTDTAFLRNPNYHQPGDTPETLDYAFLANVARALIAALLEEK, encoded by the coding sequence ATGGCGGATGCGGGCAGGGATGCGGTCCAGAATGCGGTCAGGGATGCGGTGGAATCCGTCCGGGAGGAGCGCCTGCGCGAATGGGTAGCGGAATTCTCAGGCCTGCGCCACGGCCTTGAGAACCCGGAGGCTTTGGCCGAAAAGCGCGAGCGCTTCGCCGCGCGCCTTGAAGGTTTCGGCTATGCCCCCGCCCGCGACCCGTTCCGCTTCCGGGGGCTTCCCTTCGAGAATGTGGTGGCCGAGGCGGCGGGCCAAGATCAAAGTGCGGCCCCCTTTCTCGTCGGGGCGCACTTCGACGGCAGTGCCGGGAGCCCCGCGGCGGACGACAACGCGAGCGGGGTGGCGGCGCTTCTTGCCGTCGCCGAGGTTCTCCGGCGCCATCCGCCCGCGCGGCCGGTGCGCTTCGTCGGCTTCGACATCGAAGAGCCCCAGGATGCGCGCGATCGCAGGTGCCGCCACGGGAGCTACCACTTCGCTCGAAGGGCCCGCTTCCGGTGGGAGAAATACGCCGGGGTCTTCATCCTCGAATCGGTGGGCTACACCGACCCCCGGCCCGGGAGCCAGAGAGTGCCCATCAAGCTGCCCTTCATCCCGCCCGACGCGGGGACGTTCCTCGGGGTGGTGGGGACGCGGAAATCCCGCGGCCTCATGCGCGGGTTTTCAGAGGCGGCGGCGCGGCACGTTCCCGCGCTGGAGATCGTCTCCTACCGGGTGCCGCTGCGGGGCTATCTCGTGCCGATGACGCGGATGAGCGATCACGCCCCGTTCTGGGACTGGGGCTATGCCGCCGTCATGCTGACCGATACGGCCTTCCTGCGGAACCCGAACTACCACCAGCCGGGCGACACGCCCGAGACCCTCGACTACGCCTTTCTCGCGAACGTGGCGCG